One Candidatus Peregrinibacteria bacterium DNA segment encodes these proteins:
- a CDS encoding sporulation protein, with protein sequence MNALKKFFAKIKLFFGIGTVKVLLEAPETFSAGDKSIEGTVTIIGKSDQKITKITVKMIEDYVKNAKNGQAQKKRFTLGEINVGKAFEIKQGEEKKIDFKLPFEMVKSTNDQLKDKGGALGALGGLGSMLDQEKSEYKLQAIADVEAASIDPMAEVWIQKK encoded by the coding sequence ATGAACGCCCTCAAAAAATTCTTCGCTAAAATCAAATTGTTCTTTGGAATAGGAACGGTAAAAGTGCTTTTAGAAGCTCCAGAAACCTTCTCCGCCGGAGACAAATCCATTGAAGGAACAGTGACAATCATCGGGAAAAGTGATCAAAAAATCACTAAAATCACAGTCAAAATGATTGAGGATTACGTTAAGAATGCAAAAAACGGTCAAGCACAAAAAAAGCGTTTCACTTTGGGCGAAATAAACGTAGGCAAAGCGTTTGAAATCAAACAAGGGGAAGAAAAGAAAATCGATTTCAAACTCCCTTTTGAAATGGTGAAGTCCACGAATGACCAATTGAAAGACAAGGGGGGAGCGCTGGGAGCTCTGGGCGGTTTAGGTTCAATGTTGGATCAAGAAAAATCCGAGTACAAGCTACAAGCCATTGCCGATGTAGAAGCGGCAAGCATAGATCCCATGGCAGAAGTCTGGATCCAAAAGAAATAG
- a CDS encoding FkbM family methyltransferase, protein MRSISFLKQKFQVEVSSDADESVLAEVFSLREYAWIEPALKTAKTVVLDIGAHKGYFTLYVRALNAEVPLWAYEPEEANFSALKKHLAMNKIHGVVAKNAAVAEHEGTLFLNVSEDSHNHSIVVAPGTCRQKKVSATTLEKIVNKFKKVEVLKMDIEGAEFQIFETAPVALFDKLETVFLEYHEYGPSMQVKRLQTLFERQGFGVKKIPSKYDKRMGFLWAKR, encoded by the coding sequence ATGCGCTCTATTTCTTTTTTGAAGCAGAAATTTCAGGTGGAAGTTTCATCTGACGCGGATGAATCGGTGTTGGCCGAAGTTTTTTCGCTGAGAGAATACGCTTGGATTGAGCCGGCACTCAAAACAGCAAAAACGGTAGTACTGGATATTGGTGCGCACAAGGGCTACTTCACACTTTATGTGCGAGCTCTCAATGCTGAGGTCCCATTGTGGGCTTACGAACCGGAGGAAGCGAATTTTTCGGCCCTTAAAAAACATCTGGCTATGAATAAAATCCACGGGGTAGTGGCTAAAAATGCGGCCGTGGCAGAGCACGAAGGAACTTTGTTTTTAAATGTGAGTGAAGATTCTCACAATCATTCCATAGTGGTGGCTCCGGGCACTTGTCGGCAAAAAAAAGTGAGTGCCACAACACTGGAGAAAATTGTGAATAAATTCAAAAAAGTGGAGGTGCTTAAAATGGACATCGAAGGCGCTGAATTTCAGATTTTTGAAACGGCCCCCGTTGCACTTTTTGATAAGCTTGAAACGGTTTTTTTGGAATATCACGAGTATGGCCCTTCCATGCAAGTAAAGCGTTTACAAACTCTTTTTGAGAGGCAAGGTTTCGGTGTCAAAAAAATCCCTTCCAAATACGATAAACGCATGGGATTTTTGTGGGCAAAACGCTGA
- a CDS encoding DUF475 domain-containing protein: MDWFSIFLTVAGLCLFETISSIDNAIINAEVLHTMSPKGRRWFLFWGILIAVFMVRGLLPWVIVWATVRSLGFCGSLTATFSSDPAVIDAIERSAPILMAGGGTFLVFLFFHWLFLEKKNYGLKGEQFFYAQGVWFYAVVSILLSMLVWYALQVNPLMAFGAVIGSTAFFITHGFKENAEKAEAQMLSNKGGLSDLSKIMYLEVIDATFSIDGVLGAFAFTLSVPLILLGNGLGAIVVRQITVGNVERIKRYLYIKNGAMYSVLVLGAVMIGHAFGLHIPEWFSPAVTFTVVGFFYWKSHRYIKSAPAA, from the coding sequence ATGGATTGGTTCAGTATTTTTCTCACCGTCGCCGGGCTTTGCCTGTTTGAGACCATCAGCAGCATCGACAATGCCATCATCAATGCCGAGGTGCTTCACACCATGTCTCCTAAAGGCAGGCGTTGGTTTTTGTTTTGGGGCATTTTGATCGCCGTTTTCATGGTTCGCGGACTTTTACCTTGGGTGATTGTGTGGGCCACCGTCCGTTCACTCGGTTTCTGCGGCTCTTTGACCGCGACTTTCAGCAGCGACCCTGCCGTTATTGACGCCATTGAGCGCTCCGCCCCCATCCTTATGGCAGGAGGAGGAACTTTTTTGGTCTTTTTGTTTTTTCATTGGCTCTTTTTGGAAAAGAAAAATTATGGACTTAAAGGGGAACAATTCTTCTATGCTCAAGGTGTTTGGTTTTATGCGGTGGTTTCGATTTTGCTCAGTATGCTGGTTTGGTACGCTTTACAAGTCAATCCGCTGATGGCTTTTGGAGCAGTGATCGGGTCTACAGCGTTCTTCATTACGCATGGGTTCAAAGAAAATGCCGAAAAGGCAGAGGCTCAAATGCTGAGCAATAAAGGCGGGCTTTCTGACCTCAGCAAGATCATGTATTTGGAGGTGATTGATGCAACCTTCTCTATTGATGGAGTTTTAGGGGCTTTTGCCTTCACGCTGTCGGTGCCCTTGATTTTGCTCGGAAACGGGCTGGGAGCCATTGTGGTGCGTCAAATCACCGTGGGCAATGTGGAACGCATCAAACGCTATTTGTACATTAAAAATGGAGCCATGTACTCTGTTTTGGTGCTCGGTGCCGTGATGATTGGCCATGCTTTTGGACTGCATATTCCCGAATGGTTTTCCCCTGCAGTGACTTTTACGGTGGTCGGATTCTTTTATTGGAAGTCCCACCGATACATTAAAAGCGCTCCTGCCGCTTAG